The Coffea arabica cultivar ET-39 chromosome 4e, Coffea Arabica ET-39 HiFi, whole genome shotgun sequence genome includes a window with the following:
- the LOC113741702 gene encoding phosphatidylinositol 4-kinase gamma 7 has protein sequence MLKIMSPKLDGPVQVQMAVDMLSNSPSSSNCHGNKSTEGKLSLPPSPRRRIFVQTERGHVLGMELDRRDNASMVKKRLQLALDVPTDGSSLTFGDMILNNDLTAVRKDCPLLLTRNMMHRSSSTPCLSPTGKADQRRDKSGIVEILGQSNCFGRTSKVVKEIVRAIKSGVDPIPVNSGLGGVYYFRNCKGESVAIVKPTDEEPFAPNNPKGFSGNSLGQPGLKWSVRVGETGYREVAAYLLDYDHFANVPPTALVKISHSVFNVNDCVNGNKPHNMGVVSKIASLQHFVRHDFDASDLGTTSFPVSAVHRIGILDVRIFNTDRHAGNLLVRKLDGFGKFGQVELIPIDHGLCLPEGLEDPYFEWIHWPQASIPFSEEEREYIRNLDPIRDCEMLRAELPMMREACLRMLVLSTTFLKEATKFGLCLAEIGEMMSREYSGHGEEPSELESVCLEARGTLREASLPIDNELRDQEYQFDMDNEDTSLCQEIQEDLTPKLPSLLQRNSVNGLNAVSKLQFLGKEDAEIHDERTCTDYSGHELDLNYFSNAVKLSKSLKKIGLVKSSRQKPKLACLAGTTCAQRRSGKELLPITIGFVNLADLSEEEWILFLSKFQELLGSAFANLKSSSIALKQRQRQGTAGEF, from the coding sequence ATGCTGAAAATCATGTCTCCAAAGTTGGATGGTCCTGTTCAAGTACAAATGGCTGTTGACATGCTCAGCAACAGCCCTAGCAGTAGTAACTGCCATGGGAATAAGTCAACTGAAGGAAAACTGTCCTTACCCCCTTCCCCGCGTAGGCGTATCTTTGTCCAAACTGAAAGAGGCCATGTTTTGGGAATGGAGCTGGATCGTAGGGACAATGCTAGTATGGTGAAGAAAAGGTTGCAGCTTGCCCTTGATGTTCCCACTGATGGAAGCTCTTTGACATTTGGAGATATGATACTGAACAATGATCTTACAGCTGTTCGAAAGGATTGCCCATTGCTTCTCACCAGAAACATGATGCATAGAAGCTCATCAACTCCATGCCTATCACCTACTGGGAAGGCTGATCAACGAAGAGATAAAAGTGGTATTGTTGAGATTCTTGGTCAGTCTAATTGCTTTGGTAGAACAAGTAAAGTGGTTAAAGAGATTGTAAGGGCTATCAAGAGTGGGGTTGATCCAATTCCTGTCAATAGTGGACTAGGAGGTGTTTATTATTTTCGAAACTGTAAAGGAGAATCTGTTGCCATTGTTAAGCCAACTGATGAGGAGCCTTTTGCGCCAAATAACCCCAAGGGGTTCTCAGGGAATTCTCTTGGACAGCCTGGCCTTAAGTGGTCTGTGAGGGTTGGAGAAACAGGTTATCGAGAAGTGGCAGCCTATCTTTTGGACTATGATCACTTTGCAAATGTGCCTCCTACTGCTCTCGTCAAGATTTCTCATTCAGTTTTCAACGTAAATGACTGTGTAAATGGGAACAAGCCTCACAATATGGGAGTGGTCAGCAAGATTGCGTCTCTTCAGCATTTTGTTCGCCATGACTTTGATGCTAGTGATCTTGGGACCACTAGTTTTCCAGTTTCTGCCGTACATAGGATCGGTATACTAGATGTTAGGATTTTTAACACTGACAGGCATGCAGGAAATCTTCTGGTCAGGAAGCTTGATGGTTTTGGAAAGTTtggtcaagttgagctcatccCCATTGATCATGGCCTTTGCCTGCCAGAAGGTTTGGAGGATCCATATTTTGAATGGATACACTGGCCACAGGCTTCAATTCCCTTTTCTGAGGAAGAGCGAGAGTATATAAGGAACCTTGATCCTATTCGTGATTGTGAGATGCTGCGTGCTGAGTTGCCCATGATGCGAGAGGCATGTCTTAGGATGTTGGTACTTAGCACTACTTTCCTCAAGGAAGCAACAAAGTTTGGGCTCTGTCTTGCTGAGATTGGTGAGATGATGTCTAGGGAGTACAGTGGTCATGGGGAAGAGCCAAGTGAGCTCGAGAGTGTTTGCTTGGAGGCAAGGGGGACACTTAGAGAAGCTTCATTGCCTATTGATAATGAATTAAGAGATCAAGAGTATCAGTTTGACATGGATAATGAGGATACAAGCCTTTGCCAAGAAATACAGGAAGACTTAACCCCCAAATTGCCATCTTTGTTACAGCGCAACTCTGTAAATGGCCTGAATGCTGTTTCCAAACTGCAGTTCCTTGGAAAGGAAGACGCTGAGATTCATGATGAGAGAACTTGCACAGACTACTCTGGACATGAGCTGGATCTTAACTACTTTTCTAATGCTGTAAAGCTTTCGAAGTCTCTAAAGAAAATTGGCTTGGTGAAAAGTAGCAGGCAGAAACCCAAACTTGCTTGTTTGGCTGGCACTACATGTGCACAAAGAAGAAGTGGCAAAGAGTTGCTTCCAATAACAATTGGCTTTGTCAATTTGGCAGACCTAAGTGAGGAAGAATGGATCCTATTTCTTTCTAAATTCCAGGAGCTTCTTGGATCTGCATTTGCTAATCTTAAATCGTCAAGCATTGCACTGAAACAGAGGCAAAGGCAGGGAACTGCAGGCGAGTTTTGA
- the LOC113741664 gene encoding uncharacterized protein, which produces MATDCQEDSDSENPTKRIKTQSPTPENSSPPPLFSSKGKTKLELETNCCGICLSEAARDDNSVSRGYIDSCDHYFCFVCIMEWAKVESKCPLCKRRFSTIRRPAKPPIFPADRLVHVPVRDQVYYYDGNATVGPLDPYSEVKCSVCQSSVDDRLLLLCDLCDSAAHTYCLGLGATVPEGDWFCHDCTLLRDERNKSEIDSVNNNNDGNPPSYEHVSIFDVVREPKTRCVGRSSESCLSVDQVRDLETRLGDNVNVLDSRRQADIMQGAAQLTGRTLSRCRNVHNRIQALRDNWNSFRSGSLSFSSGKRNYRCSADRKPEIGVDSVQPSSTSSLSLKSRLDDSNPGASQNKDSREIDRAWKMLDMAKSIEKRKSTSCQSSKFIRCKYHSSDSKQRSSENLGGFKKEQRQDCHSVWKDSNKHKPLMVERQNCHDQGFGNDGIGFAIAPLPLYYQLISSQDVRCPVQHDVPHGNVKKPSEKISLGSTFTVSDSCSRPICTGSPVEPAPVSSNLVCPSVELNFPSSCKKEPWVQKGERQKFPADSKAKENYDAKSEIQSLVKLNLKLLTKDKKLEANVFKEVARLATHTILGACGLEQPKHGIHPSQSSVCCHEKDNQHFRKSTLMPNSCRECFYVFVKDVVSAIMYERIRHVNT; this is translated from the exons ATGGCGACCGACTGCCAAGAAGATTCTGACTCCGAAAATCCCACCAAGCGCATCAAAACCCAAAGCCCAACCCCAGAAAATTCTTCCCCACCACCCCTTTTCAGCTCCAAAGGCAAAACCAAGCTCGAATTGGAAACAAATTGTTGTGGGATTTGCTTATCAGAAGCTGCTCGAGATGACAACAGTGTCAGCAGAGGCTATATTGATAGCTGCGACCATTATTTCTGCTTTGTTTGCATTATGGAATGGGCCAAGGTCGAATCCAAATGCCCTTTATGTAAACGTCGATTCTCCACCATTCGCCGCCCAGCTAAGCCTCCCATTTTCCCCGCAGACCGCCTCGTTCATGTCCCCGTGCGCGATCAG GTGTACTATTACGACGGGAATGCTACAGTTGGACCACTTGATCCGTATTCAGAAGTCAAATGTAGCGTGTGTCAGAGCTCGGTCGACGACAGGCTCCTTCTCTTGTGTGATCTTTGTGACTCTGCGGCTCATACTTACTGTCTTGGTTTAGGTGCAACAGTTCCTGAGGGTGATTGGTTTTGCCATGATTGTACACTTTTGAGGGATGAACGTAACAAGAGTGAGATAGATTCTGTTAACAATAACAATGATGGAAATCCGCCAAGCTATGAACATGTATCAATATTTGATGTTGTGCGAGAACCTAAAACCAGATGTGTTGGAAGATCTTCTGAAAGTTGCTTGTCGGTTGATCAAGTTAGAGATCTGGAAACGAGATTGGGAGATAATGTGAACGTGTTGGATTCAAGGAGACAGGCAGACATTATGCAAGGCGCAGCTCAGCTGACTGGCAGAACATTGAGCAGATGCCGCAATGTCCATAATCGTATACAAGCATTGCGTGATAATTGGAACAGTTTTCGATCTGGATCCTTGAGCTTCTCATCCGGCAAAAGAAATTATCGTTGTAGTGCTGATAGGAAGCCTGAAATTGGTGTTGATTCAGTTCAACCAAGCTCAACATCTTCCTTGAGTTTGAAATCAAGACTGGATGATAGTAATCCTGGTGCAAGTCAGAACAAAGATTCCCGTGAAATAGACAGAGCTTGGAAAATGTTGGATATGGCGAAGTcaatagaaaaaagaaagagcacTAGTTGTCAATCGTCAAAATTTATAagatgcaagtatcattcatcAGATAGCAAACAGAGGAGCTCTGAAAATCTTGGAGGCTTTAAGAAAGAACAGCGTCAAGATTGTCATTCTGTTTGGAAGGACAGCAATAAGCACAAGCCGTTGATGGTTGAAAGACAGAATTGTCATGACCAAGGGTTTGGAAATGATGGCATAGGTTTTGCAATTGCTCCTTTACCATTATACTATCAGTTGATATCCTCTCAGGATGTAAGGTGCCCCGTTCAACATGATGTTCCTCATGGAAATGTCAAAAAGCCATCTGAGAAAATATCACTTGGATCGACTTTTACTGTTTCTGATAGCTGTAGCAGGCCTATTTGCACTGGTTCTCCAGTTGAGCCTGCACCAGTGTCTTCAAATTTGGTTTGTCCCAGTGTTGAGCTTAACTTCCCTTCCTCTTGCAAGAAAGAACCTTGGGTACAGAAAGGAGAAAGGCAGAAATTTCCAGCTGACTCAAAGGCCAAGGAAAACTATGATGCCAAGAGTGAGATTCAATCTCTTGTCAAGCTCAACTTAAAGCTTCTAACGAAAGATAAAAAGTTAG AGGCTAATGTTTTCAAGGAAGTTGCAAGGCTTGCCACCCACACCATCTTAGGTGCTTGCGGTCTGGAGCAGCCAAAGCACGGAATTCATCCCTCCCAAAGTTCTGTGTGCTGCCATGAAAAGGACAATCAACACTTCCGAAAATCTACTCTGATGCCTAATTCTTGCAGAGaatgtttttatgtgtttgTAAAGGATGTGGTGAGTGCCATTATGTATGAGAGAATAAGGCATGTGAATACATAG
- the LOC113741819 gene encoding UDP-glycosyltransferase 89B2-like — translation MSQEKAHILIFPYPAQGHMLPLLDLAHQLSIRGLDITILVTPKNLPLLNPLLCRDPSIQTLVLPFPSHPSIPPGVENVKDLPVGGFRTMMYTLRNLHNPLKEWFKNHVSPPTAIIFDMFLGSANRLADELSIPGYVFSPSGGLALSVIYSLWRHMPKRKDPSSDEENVPLPVPNCPSYPWWQLSPVYRSFADNETDLISKTIKENLDGDMASFGLVINSVSELEGVYMDHLKDFLGHPRVWSVGPVLPPSASGDASGPAERGGASSISASEILTWLDQIEEDHSVIYVCFGSQAVLTNEQMEALTLGLEKSGAKFILSVKGATQGHEESEKYGLIPPGFEERVAGRGLVIKGWAPQVLILRHSAVGAFLTHCGWNSVLEGIGAGVPMLAWPMGADQYSNATLIVNELEVGVRACEGDENVPDSDELAGVLAKAICGFQEERKRAKELQKAAFDAVQEGGSSFKNLDNLALHFSEEASKRQSC, via the coding sequence atgtcCCAGGAAAAAGCTCACATCTTGATCTTCCCCTACCCCGCCCAAGGCCACATGTTACCCCTCCTAGACTTGGCTCATCAATTATCCATCCGCGGCCTGGACATTACCATTTTAGTCACTCCGAAAAACCTCCCTCTCTTAAACCCTCTTCTCTGCAGGGACCCCTCCATCCAAACTCTTGTTTTGCCATTTCCATCCCACCCTTCCATCCCACCTGGTGTTGAAAATGTCAAGGACCTCCCCGTTGGGGGTTTTCGGACCATGATGTACACCCTCAGAAACCTCCACAATCCCCTTAAAgaatggttcaagaatcatgtTTCTCCACCAACAGCTATCATTTTTGATATGTTCCTGGGTTCGGCTAATCGGCTTGCTGATGAGCTGAGTATTCCCGGGTACGTTTTTTCTCCCTCTGGTGGCTTGGCTTTGTCTGTTATTTACTCTCTTTGGCGTCACATGCCAAAAAGGAAAGATCCCTCCAGCGATGAAGAAAATGTTCCTCTTCCGGTCCCAAATTGCCCATCTTATCCTTGGTGGCAATTATCCCCTGTTTATCGTAGTTTTGCCGATAATGAGACTGACCTCATATCGAAAACTATTAAAGAAAATTTGGATGGGGACATGGCCAGTTTTGGGTTGGTGATCAATTCAGTTTCCGAGCTGGAAGGGGTTTATATGGATCATCTAAAGGACTTTTTGGGGCATCCCAGGGTGTGGTCTGTGGGGCCAGTGTTGCCACCTAGTGCTAGTGGTGATGCATCTGGCCCGGCTGAGAGAGGCGGGGCAAGCTCAATTTCGGCTAGTGAAATTTTAACATGGCTGGATCAAATTGAGGAGGATCATTCCGTGATTTACGTGTGTTTTGGGAGTCAGGCTGTTTTGACAAACGAGCAAATGGAGGCCTTGACTTTGGGTTTGGAGAAGAGCGGGGCGAAATTTATTTTGTCTGTTAAGGGAGCTACGCAGGGTCATGAGGAAAGTGAAAAGTATGGTCTAATTCCACCAGGATTTGAAGAAAGAGTGGCTGGGAGGGGACTTGTGATTAAGGGTTGGGCTCCACAAGTTTTGATTTTGAGGCATTCTGCAGTTGGTGCATTTTTGACACATTGTGGGTGGAATTCTGTTCTCGAAGGAATTGGGGCTGGAGTGCCTATGTTGGCTTGGCCTATGGGTGCTGATCAATATTCTAATGCTACTTTGATTGTCAATGAGCTTGAGGTTGGGGTTAGAGCTTGTGAGGGTGATGAAAATGTGCCAGATTCGGATGAATTGGCAGGTGTTCTGGCTAAAGCTATCTGTGGATTTCAAGAAGAGAGGAAAAGGGCCAAGGAGTTGCAGAAGGCAGCTTTTGATGCCGTACAAGAAGGTGGGAGTTCGTTCAAGAATTTGGACAATCTGGCGTTGCATTTTTCTGAAGAGGCTTCAAAGAGACAAAGTTGTTGA